One genomic segment of Brachyhypopomus gauderio isolate BG-103 chromosome 19, BGAUD_0.2, whole genome shotgun sequence includes these proteins:
- the LOC143482546 gene encoding delta(14)-sterol reductase TM7SF2 isoform X1 — MNLNGPHGEKGSPAQRPGAGSSTNPRWNNIHLFAVCAFLTGALILLLDACHPPSEPWVLTNLARTPLWDWTAATIVLVFTVIQAILYYLPMGHVAEGKMGCHGKYLKYNLNGLHAFVLCAVLLVGLWYCGVVTGSVVTSRVLQLVIAGLAMSALLSLWLYFRQSHAHCSQHSNGGNTAGFLQEFALGKETDPRVGKIDVKQFAMVRIGFIGWAMMDLSYVLTALERGSLSLSLLLVATFQFIYILDFLIDEDSILTTKEFTEESIGFLMILGEYIWIPIFSGLPIYFLLHRPNHIHFLYTIPLLLLYGIGFLFYYLSNEQKSGFRKNPNNPAYAHLKIIKSPSGENLLVSGWFGWVRHPNYLGDILMMIAWCLPCGFTSLVPYLPALQCIHILRGRAKEIEASCYEKHGVAWEEYCRRIPYKLLPYIY; from the exons ATGAATCTCAATGGTCCTCACGGTGAGAAGGGCAGTCCGGCCCAGAGACCTGGTGCTGGGAGCAGCACGAACCCCAGATGGAACAACATTC actTGTTTGCAGTGTGCGCCTTCCTGACAGGAGCACTGATACTGCTCTTAGATGCCTGTCACCCCCCCTCTGAACCCTGGGTTCTGACTAATCTAGCTCGGACCCCCCTCTGGGACTGGACGGCTGCAACTATAGTTCTGGTGTTCACTGTGATACAGGCAATACTGTATTATCTTCCCATGGGACAC GTTGCAGAGGGCAAGATGGGATGTCATGGCAAATACCTGAAGTACAACCTGAATG GCTTGCATGCGTTTGTGCTGTGTGCCGTGCTGCTCGTGGGCCTTTGGTACTGCGGCGTGGTGACGGGCAGCGTTGTGACCAGCAGAGTGCTGCAATTGGTCATCGCCGGGCTCGCCATGTCTGCGCTGCTGAGCCTATGGCTGTACTTCCGCCAAAGCCACGCCCACTGCTCCCAGCATTCTAACGGTGGTAATACAG CAGGTTTCCTGCAGGAGTTTGCACTGGGCAAGGAGACTGACCCTCGTGTGGGAAAAATTGATGTGAAGCAATTTGCTATGGTTAGAATAGGCTTCATTGGCTGG GCCATGATGGATTTGAGCTATGTCCTAACAGCACTAGAGCGTggctccctctccctgtctttaCTCCTGGTGGCCACATTTCAGTTCATCTACATCCTTGATTTCCTCATAGATGAG GACTCCATTTTAACCACTAAAGAGTTCACTGAAGAGTCTATCGGTTTCCTCATGATTCTGGGCGAATATATCTGGATACCAATCTTCTCCGGTCTTCCCATTTACTTCCTCCTTCATCGACCCAATCACATCCACTTCCTGTACACCATACCCTTACTGCTGCTCTATG GCATTGGATTTCTGTTTTATTACCTGTCCAATGAGCAGAAGAGTGGTTTCCGCAAGAACCCGAACAATCCAGCATATGCAC ACTTGAAGATAATTAAGAGTCCCTCTGGTGAAAACCTGTTGGTGTCTGGATGGTTTGGCTGGGTCCGGCATCCAAACTATTTGGGAGATATCCTGATGATGATTGCCTGGTGTCTGccctgtg GTTTCACCAGCCTGGTGCCGTACCTGCCTGCACTACAGTGTATTCACATACTGAGAGGGCGAGCCAAAGAGATCGAAGCCTCGTGCTACGAGAAACATGGAGTGGCCTGGGAGGAATACTGCCGAAGAATACCATATAAACTGCTACCTTACATCTACTGA
- the LOC143482546 gene encoding delta(14)-sterol reductase LBR isoform X2, producing MNLNGPHGEKGSPAQRPGAGSSTNPRWNNIHLFAVCAFLTGALILLLDACHPPSEPWVLTNLARTPLWDWTAATIVLVFTVIQAILYYLPMGHVAEGKMGCHGKYLKYNLNGLHAFVLCAVLLVGLWYCGVVTGSVVTSRVLQLVIAGLAMSALLSLWLYFRQSHAHCSQHSNGGNTGFLQEFALGKETDPRVGKIDVKQFAMVRIGFIGWAMMDLSYVLTALERGSLSLSLLLVATFQFIYILDFLIDEDSILTTKEFTEESIGFLMILGEYIWIPIFSGLPIYFLLHRPNHIHFLYTIPLLLLYGIGFLFYYLSNEQKSGFRKNPNNPAYAHLKIIKSPSGENLLVSGWFGWVRHPNYLGDILMMIAWCLPCGFTSLVPYLPALQCIHILRGRAKEIEASCYEKHGVAWEEYCRRIPYKLLPYIY from the exons ATGAATCTCAATGGTCCTCACGGTGAGAAGGGCAGTCCGGCCCAGAGACCTGGTGCTGGGAGCAGCACGAACCCCAGATGGAACAACATTC actTGTTTGCAGTGTGCGCCTTCCTGACAGGAGCACTGATACTGCTCTTAGATGCCTGTCACCCCCCCTCTGAACCCTGGGTTCTGACTAATCTAGCTCGGACCCCCCTCTGGGACTGGACGGCTGCAACTATAGTTCTGGTGTTCACTGTGATACAGGCAATACTGTATTATCTTCCCATGGGACAC GTTGCAGAGGGCAAGATGGGATGTCATGGCAAATACCTGAAGTACAACCTGAATG GCTTGCATGCGTTTGTGCTGTGTGCCGTGCTGCTCGTGGGCCTTTGGTACTGCGGCGTGGTGACGGGCAGCGTTGTGACCAGCAGAGTGCTGCAATTGGTCATCGCCGGGCTCGCCATGTCTGCGCTGCTGAGCCTATGGCTGTACTTCCGCCAAAGCCACGCCCACTGCTCCCAGCATTCTAACGGTGGTAATACAG GTTTCCTGCAGGAGTTTGCACTGGGCAAGGAGACTGACCCTCGTGTGGGAAAAATTGATGTGAAGCAATTTGCTATGGTTAGAATAGGCTTCATTGGCTGG GCCATGATGGATTTGAGCTATGTCCTAACAGCACTAGAGCGTggctccctctccctgtctttaCTCCTGGTGGCCACATTTCAGTTCATCTACATCCTTGATTTCCTCATAGATGAG GACTCCATTTTAACCACTAAAGAGTTCACTGAAGAGTCTATCGGTTTCCTCATGATTCTGGGCGAATATATCTGGATACCAATCTTCTCCGGTCTTCCCATTTACTTCCTCCTTCATCGACCCAATCACATCCACTTCCTGTACACCATACCCTTACTGCTGCTCTATG GCATTGGATTTCTGTTTTATTACCTGTCCAATGAGCAGAAGAGTGGTTTCCGCAAGAACCCGAACAATCCAGCATATGCAC ACTTGAAGATAATTAAGAGTCCCTCTGGTGAAAACCTGTTGGTGTCTGGATGGTTTGGCTGGGTCCGGCATCCAAACTATTTGGGAGATATCCTGATGATGATTGCCTGGTGTCTGccctgtg GTTTCACCAGCCTGGTGCCGTACCTGCCTGCACTACAGTGTATTCACATACTGAGAGGGCGAGCCAAAGAGATCGAAGCCTCGTGCTACGAGAAACATGGAGTGGCCTGGGAGGAATACTGCCGAAGAATACCATATAAACTGCTACCTTACATCTACTGA
- the ngef gene encoding ephexin-1, whose amino-acid sequence MAMIALFRGKWGQKAPVEPPKPMPAPPQTCHDEDDDDDLPTKAPIRRNSRFYRSMRKKKSSLSDQQESSSPFTKTVSEHTRTCAPSRSPLLPRTRCSPSPLRSGTPLPSNGSAGRGGAPSRSPTATARDWRRRGEMEELSARTSSACSMQDSDTHTHTHRTANPDNNTLRLVKTDDNSENIIPEYFSHSLNIVKSVPFLYQEYRDTSEQQEIEQRRQRDGLPATCLGSESEVGSGVGSGVGSGVGSGVVSPPALQLQLRNTARSLSLWQNLDVVVNSGLLKSLPQREIILQEAMFELVTSEASYYKSLELLETHFLQNPLLINTLSQSDMHFLFSNIADVMKASERFLMDLEHRIEESILISDVCDIVYHHAVNYFQVFISYVINQVYQEKNYRRILQENALFRENMAILENQPKVRGLSFTSFLILPFQRITRLKLLVQNILKKVEENSEGEKNAIMAHQELERIVKECNEGARKMSRTEELISIEKTLEFKSKSVPVISHSRWLLKKGELLQMSGPKSTRTMRSRKLYHPIYLFLFNNLLLITKRSSNGEKFQVLDSCCRSMLRTEDMEDQGQMLAFVFVLKLLENQEDRPVSYMLKSNSMSEKLRWICALTPNRRTRFMSTSTHQPDSPQIQCIQSYSAQEPDELSVEMADVMLVLERTDDGWILGERLHDGERGWFPIRVVEEILSAAVRAQNLKECQRIQLAQGAPQTMRGRRSAKSTVYSPTWIDQSEQEL is encoded by the exons GCTCCTCCCCTTTTACCAAAACAGTGTCTGagcacaccagaacatgtgctCCAAGCAGGTCCCCACTCCTACCTCGAACCCGCTG TTCCCCCTCACCTCTGCGTTCCGGAACTCCGTTGCCAAGCAACGGGAGTGCTGGTCGGGGCGGAGCTCCCTCTCGGTCTCCGACGGCGACGGCGAGAGATTGGCGGCGCAGAGGCGAGATGGAGGAGCTGAGTGCTCGCACGAGCAGCGCCTGCAGCATGCAGGacagcgacacacacacacacacacaccgcaccgcCAACCCCGACAACAACACACTCAG GCTGGTGAAGACTGATGACAACTCTGAAAACATAATTCCCGAGTACTTCAGTCACAGCTTGAACATCGTAAAGAGTGTCC CGTTCCTGTATCAGGAATATCGAGACACGTCTGAGCAGCAGGAGATCGAACAACGGCGACAACGGGATGGACTTCCAGCGACGTGCCTGGGGTCAGAGTCAGAGGTGGGCTCAGGGGTGGGCTCAGGGGTGGGCTCAGGGGTGGGCTCAGGGGTGGTGTCCCCACCAGCCCTACAGTTGCAGCTACGAAACACAGCACGCTCACTCAGCCTGTGGCAGAACCTGGACGTGGTGGTGAACAGCGGCCTGCTCAAGAGCCTCCCGCAGAGAGAGATCATTCTGCAGGAA GCCATGTTTGAACTGGTGACCTCTGAAGCGTCCTACTACAAGAGTCTGGAGCTCCTGGAGACGCACTTCCTGCAGAATCCCCTCCTAATCAACAccctcagccaatcagacaTGCACTTCCTTTTCTCCAACATTGCTGACGTCATGAAGGCAAGCGagag GTTTCTGATGGACTTGGAGCACAGGATTGAAGAGTCCATCCTGATCTCTGATGTCTGTGATATCGTCTATCATCATGCTGTTAACTACTTCCAGGTCTTCATCAGCTACGTGATTAACCAGGTCTACCAGGAAAAGAACTATCGGCGTATCCT acagGAGAATGCTCTTTTCCGAGAGAATATGGCTATTCTGGAGAATCAGCCAAAAGTCAGAGGCCTGTCATTCACTTCCTTCCTTATTCTCCCCTTCCAGCGAATCACACGCCTAAAATTGCTGGTGCAG AACATTCTGAAGAAAGTGGAGGAGAACTCTGAAGGGGAGAAGAATGCTATAATGGCTCATCAGGAGTTGGAAAGG ATTGTGAAGGAATGCAATGAAGGAGCAAGAAAAATGAGTCGCACTGAGGAGCTGATCAGCATTGAGAAAACACTTGAATTCAAGTCCAAG TCAGTACCGGTGATCTCTCACTCCCGTTGGCTCCTGAAGAAGGGGGAGTTGCTGCAGATGTCTGGGCCCAAAAGCACTAGGACCATGCGGAGCCGCAAGCTCTACCATCCCATCTACCTGTTCCTGTTCAATAACCTGCTCCTCATCACCAAGCGCAGCTCCAA TGGGGAGAAATTCCAGGTGTTGGACTCATGTTGTCGGTCCATGCTGAGGACGGAGGACATGGAGGATCAGGGACAGATGCTGGCCTTTGTCTTTGTCCTCAAGCTGCTGGAGAACCAGGAGGACCGGCCCGTCAGCtacatgctgaagagcaacagCAT GAGTGAGAAGCTACGCTGGATCTGTGCACTTACACCCAACCGCAGAACCAGATTCATGTCAACCAGCACTCACCAACCAg actctCCTCAGATTCAGTGTATCCAGTCATACTCAGCCCAGGAACCTGATGAGCTCTCTGTAGAGATGGCTGATGTGATGCTTGTCCTTGAGAGAACTGATGATG GGTGGATTTTGGGGGAGCGTCTACATGACGGGGAGAGGGGCTGGTTCCCCATACGCGTGGTGGAGGAGATCTTGAGTGCAGCGGTCAGGGCTCAGAACCTGAAGGAGTGCCAGAGGATTCAGCTGGCCCAAGGAGCCCCACAAACCATGAGGGGGCGCCGGTCAGCTAAATCCACAGTGTACAGCCCCACCTGGattgaccaatcagagcagGAGCTGTGA